The Candidatus Binatia bacterium genome window below encodes:
- a CDS encoding DUF4118 domain-containing protein — translation MSQLTSSRAARYGAAVFWTALATAVKVLLGPMFPPPYVPFYFAVLFTARYAGLGPGVLAAVLSTVTGTYLFVPVGVSTISANLIALGRLGLFVLVATVTTWLGSRERDRQQELERRVEERAGEIAKANRRLEEA, via the coding sequence ATGTCGCAGCTGACCTCTTCGCGAGCAGCCCGTTATGGTGCCGCCGTCTTTTGGACTGCATTAGCTACGGCGGTGAAGGTTCTGCTCGGACCGATGTTCCCTCCGCCCTATGTGCCGTTTTACTTCGCGGTATTGTTCACTGCGCGCTACGCTGGTCTCGGGCCGGGGGTATTGGCTGCCGTCCTTTCAACGGTCACGGGCACGTACTTGTTCGTGCCCGTGGGCGTTTCGACGATCAGTGCTAACCTGATCGCCCTTGGTCGGCTAGGGCTGTTCGTGTTGGTGGCCACGGTGACGACCTGGCTCGGTTCCAGGGAGCGGGACAGACAGCAGGAACTGGAAAGACGCGTCGAGGAACGCGCGGGTGAGATCGCCAAGGCGAATCGCCGTTTGGAGGAGGCG
- a CDS encoding 6-carboxytetrahydropterin synthase, with protein sequence MGTQTFRVHVTKDYLKFSAAHFIAYKGFREGLHGHNYRVSVDIEGDLGPEGYVLDFGIAKQITKRVCGRLDEKFIIPAQSDCLRIREDGRQVIIGYEDDEFSFPSKDVVLLPIVHSSAEELARYLAGEVRRELAAAKVERIHAIQIGVEETTGQAAYFRESL encoded by the coding sequence ATGGGTACGCAGACATTCCGGGTACACGTGACCAAGGATTATCTGAAGTTCTCGGCAGCGCACTTTATCGCGTACAAGGGCTTCCGCGAGGGCCTGCACGGGCACAACTACCGGGTGTCGGTGGACATCGAAGGCGATCTGGGGCCGGAGGGCTACGTTCTCGACTTCGGCATCGCCAAGCAGATCACCAAGCGGGTCTGCGGCCGGCTGGACGAAAAGTTCATCATCCCCGCGCAGAGTGATTGTTTGCGCATCCGTGAGGACGGCCGCCAGGTCATCATTGGTTACGAAGACGATGAGTTCAGTTTTCCCAGCAAGGATGTCGTGCTGCTGCCCATCGTGCACAGCTCCGCCGAAGAGCTGGCGCGCTACCTGGCCGGTGAAGTCCGGCGCGAGTTGGCGGCGGCAAAGGTCGAGCGGATCCACGCCATTCAGATTGGAGTCGAGGAGACGACCGGCCAGGCTGCATACTTCCGAGAATCGCTATGA
- a CDS encoding quinone-dependent dihydroorotate dehydrogenase, translating to MMLYHALRPLLFRFEPERAHDLVFSGLAAYQRVLACRFPPRPWTHPAVTQRVWNISFPNPVGLAAGFDKDARAPHVWPLLGFGFAEVGTITAEAQPGNPRPRIFRLPRDRALINRLGFNNSGATAVALRLAQLQSVRRPTIPLGINIGKSRTASLEQAVEDYLRSFRQLFVFADYIVINVSSPNTPGLRELQTEQRLAALLGALAKENDTLARTHQQVPRPLLVKVAPDLADEALPGIVEVARRGGASGFVATNTTIQRQGVTTHIEEAGGLSGAPLRQRATAVIRTLHRLAGPELPIIGVGGIFTAADAYAKIRAGASLVQIYTGMIFEGPRLARRIAGGLADLLRRDGLAHLRDAVGKDA from the coding sequence ATGATGCTCTACCACGCCCTGCGCCCGCTGCTCTTTCGCTTCGAGCCTGAACGGGCTCACGATTTGGTTTTCAGTGGCTTGGCTGCCTACCAGCGCGTGCTGGCGTGCCGTTTTCCCCCACGGCCGTGGACACACCCGGCCGTGACCCAGCGTGTGTGGAACATTTCATTTCCCAATCCGGTGGGCTTGGCGGCCGGATTTGACAAGGACGCCCGTGCTCCACACGTCTGGCCATTGCTCGGTTTCGGTTTTGCGGAGGTGGGTACCATCACCGCCGAGGCGCAGCCGGGCAACCCACGGCCGCGGATATTCCGGCTGCCACGTGATCGTGCGCTCATCAACCGGCTCGGCTTCAACAACTCCGGCGCCACGGCCGTGGCGCTACGGTTGGCGCAGCTGCAGAGCGTGCGTCGCCCAACCATTCCGCTGGGCATCAACATCGGTAAGTCTCGCACCGCGTCCCTGGAACAGGCGGTGGAGGACTACCTGCGCAGCTTTCGGCAGCTGTTCGTCTTCGCCGATTACATCGTCATCAACGTCAGCTCCCCCAACACGCCGGGGCTACGGGAACTGCAGACGGAGCAACGCCTCGCGGCACTGCTCGGCGCGCTGGCCAAGGAGAACGACACGCTGGCACGCACGCACCAGCAGGTGCCGCGACCGCTGCTGGTGAAGGTCGCGCCCGATCTTGCCGATGAGGCATTGCCCGGGATCGTTGAAGTTGCGCGCCGCGGCGGCGCCAGCGGCTTCGTGGCCACCAACACCACCATCCAGCGCCAGGGTGTGACCACGCACATCGAAGAAGCCGGGGGCCTGAGCGGAGCGCCGTTGCGCCAGCGGGCCACAGCCGTGATCCGCACGCTCCATCGCCTCGCCGGCCCCGAACTCCCGATCATCGGAGTGGGCGGAATCTTCACCGCCGCCGACGCCTACGCGAAAATTCGCGCCGGAGCCTCCCTGGTGCAGATTTACACCGGCATGATCTTCGAAGGACCCCGACTGGCGCGCCGGATTGCAGGCGGCCTGGCGGACCTGTTGCGGCGAGACGGCTTGGCGCACCTGCGGGACGCGGTCGGGAAGGATGCGTGA
- a CDS encoding transglycosylase SLT domain-containing protein, which yields MQQGRAEPPQETIAEEPTALLATAAPAARPGSWSLQAGGWYIRVDGAEVPIPLLAEMTAAPPRSSLAITISPFDRLIAHHAKAEGFDWRLIAALIFEESRFDPASRSEKGAVGLMQVRPIAAEAVGAVRFHAPADNVQTGVRYLRQLDEAFRTADGRDRLAIILAAYNVGPGHVRDAQALARRFGYDPNRWESALELMLPRLEEPSLYTQLPNGFAKGSDTVAYVARILERYQRYKLQTAAPTDSDALSSSEAASANG from the coding sequence TTGCAGCAGGGACGAGCGGAGCCACCCCAGGAAACGATTGCGGAAGAGCCGACGGCTCTGCTCGCTACGGCAGCCCCGGCGGCGCGCCCTGGGTCGTGGTCGCTCCAGGCTGGCGGTTGGTACATCCGAGTCGATGGTGCTGAGGTCCCCATCCCGTTGCTCGCCGAGATGACGGCAGCCCCCCCACGGTCCAGCTTGGCCATCACGATTTCGCCGTTCGATCGCCTCATTGCGCACCACGCTAAAGCCGAGGGCTTCGATTGGCGTTTGATCGCGGCACTGATCTTTGAAGAGTCCCGCTTTGATCCAGCTAGCCGCAGCGAAAAGGGCGCGGTCGGTTTGATGCAGGTGCGGCCGATCGCCGCAGAAGCCGTGGGCGCGGTGCGGTTCCATGCGCCGGCAGACAATGTACAGACCGGGGTGCGCTACCTGCGGCAGCTCGACGAAGCGTTCCGTACCGCTGACGGCCGTGATCGACTGGCCATCATCTTGGCGGCCTACAACGTGGGACCAGGGCACGTTCGGGATGCACAGGCGCTGGCGCGCCGCTTCGGGTACGATCCGAACCGGTGGGAGAGCGCGCTGGAGCTGATGCTGCCACGCCTCGAGGAACCGTCCCTCTACACGCAGCTGCCCAACGGCTTTGCGAAAGGGAGCGACACGGTGGCCTACGTTGCACGCATCCTGGAGCGCTACCAGCGCTACAAGCTGCAGACCGCCGCGCCGACTGACTCCGACGCGCTGTCATCTTCCGAAGCCGCCTCGGCAAACGGCTAG
- a CDS encoding leucyl aminopeptidase — MDVTLTRSKAADIHAQMLVLVVGRDWNSGELARLDQRLKRKLSAEARQQGFQGADGEVAVFQTQGTLPPAHLLIVGVDTAAGVEAWYKCADTVVTRARDLKATSAAMVMSAGTMSTEVLETVVEGLDLSSYMFDSLKSAKPGGPRLLRVHIAGAREDITARATVARGHLSAKATCYARDLINLPAGIVTPSYLGGEARRIARAQRLQARVLSAGAIKRAGMGALLGVAQGSAQPPRFIELVYRPSVRPRQRVALAGKGITFDSGGLSIKQADSMQVQKRDMAGGAAVLAVMSVVRDLGVAVEVRGYVPATENMPGSRAIKPGDVVRAHNGKTIEVLNTDAEGRLVLADALSYAAAAKPDVLIDVATLTAAVRVALGNRYAGIMGTDAALVRALIEAGRACGENLWELPLVAAYRADLDSTVADIKNIGDGGSGAGTVVAGLFLREFVGTVPWAHVDFSSTAFADKPLPCHPRGATGFGVRTLLRYLRTLSQ; from the coding sequence ATGGACGTGACACTCACTCGTAGCAAAGCTGCCGACATCCATGCCCAGATGCTCGTGCTGGTTGTCGGCCGCGACTGGAACTCGGGCGAGCTGGCGCGCCTCGACCAGCGGCTGAAAAGGAAATTGAGCGCCGAAGCGCGCCAGCAAGGTTTTCAAGGTGCGGATGGAGAGGTCGCTGTATTTCAGACGCAGGGTACCCTGCCGCCTGCGCATCTCCTGATTGTCGGCGTCGACACGGCCGCGGGTGTCGAGGCTTGGTACAAGTGTGCCGACACGGTGGTCACCCGTGCCCGCGATCTGAAGGCCACCAGTGCGGCGATGGTGATGTCTGCCGGCACCATGTCTACGGAGGTGTTGGAGACGGTGGTCGAGGGCCTTGATCTGAGCAGCTACATGTTCGATAGCTTGAAGTCGGCGAAGCCCGGTGGTCCGCGTCTCCTGCGTGTACACATAGCTGGTGCACGCGAGGATATTACGGCGCGCGCCACCGTGGCACGCGGGCACCTGAGCGCGAAAGCGACGTGCTATGCCCGCGACTTGATCAATCTGCCTGCGGGCATCGTCACCCCGAGTTACCTCGGCGGCGAAGCTAGACGCATCGCCCGGGCGCAACGGTTGCAGGCACGGGTCCTCAGCGCTGGCGCCATCAAGCGTGCCGGCATGGGGGCATTACTCGGTGTAGCGCAGGGCAGCGCCCAACCCCCGCGTTTCATTGAGCTCGTCTATCGGCCAAGCGTGCGGCCGCGCCAGCGCGTGGCGCTAGCCGGCAAAGGCATCACCTTCGACAGTGGGGGATTGTCGATCAAGCAGGCGGATAGCATGCAGGTGCAGAAGCGAGACATGGCCGGCGGGGCGGCGGTGCTGGCGGTGATGAGCGTGGTGCGTGACCTGGGGGTGGCGGTGGAGGTGCGCGGCTACGTTCCTGCCACGGAGAACATGCCGGGCAGCCGCGCCATCAAGCCGGGCGACGTGGTGCGCGCGCACAACGGCAAAACCATCGAGGTGCTGAATACGGACGCCGAAGGCCGGTTGGTTCTGGCGGACGCGTTGTCGTACGCTGCTGCCGCTAAACCGGACGTGCTCATCGATGTGGCGACCCTCACCGCGGCGGTTCGGGTGGCATTGGGGAACCGCTACGCGGGAATCATGGGAACGGACGCTGCCCTGGTGCGGGCACTCATCGAGGCGGGGCGCGCCTGTGGGGAGAACTTGTGGGAGTTGCCGCTGGTTGCCGCGTACCGTGCGGATCTCGATAGTACGGTGGCCGACATCAAAAACATCGGCGACGGCGGCTCCGGTGCGGGGACGGTCGTGGCGGGTCTCTTTTTGCGGGAGTTCGTCGGCACAGTGCCGTGGGCCCACGTCGATTTCTCCAGCACGGCCTTCGCCGACAAGCCTTTGCCCTGTCACCCGCGCGGTGCCACCGGCTTTGGTGTGCGTACGCTGCTGCGCTACCTTCGGACACTCAGTCAATAG
- a CDS encoding TetR/AcrR family transcriptional regulator: MSEPQTLDTLQTREKILASASQLFSEQGYENTSLSQVARQAKVSKALIFWHFDSKEKLYRSALRKTLEPYFINVDGLEGLGEREQVERLIDLFYDFVHENVYSVRFFLSLTLQAEQQPDEVLSRVNELYRIFRKSLAEIIENGRRRGTFRTDIDPERDAALIMAALGGILIQQFMSDGSPYDPKDLIEHLKTILFQRLVVPAAGSTAAGRP, from the coding sequence ATGTCCGAGCCTCAGACACTGGATACCCTTCAGACTCGCGAGAAGATTCTCGCCTCCGCCAGCCAGCTCTTTTCCGAGCAAGGGTACGAGAACACATCCTTGTCGCAAGTTGCCCGCCAGGCCAAGGTGAGCAAGGCGCTGATTTTCTGGCACTTCGATTCGAAGGAAAAGCTCTATCGCAGCGCCTTACGGAAGACGCTGGAGCCCTACTTCATCAATGTCGATGGTCTCGAAGGTCTCGGCGAACGCGAACAGGTCGAGCGGCTCATCGATCTCTTTTACGACTTCGTTCACGAGAACGTGTACTCGGTCCGGTTCTTTCTCAGCCTGACACTACAGGCCGAGCAGCAGCCCGATGAAGTCTTGAGTCGCGTCAACGAACTCTACCGCATCTTCCGCAAATCACTGGCTGAAATCATCGAGAACGGCCGACGGCGGGGCACCTTTCGCACCGACATCGACCCGGAGCGCGACGCCGCACTGATCATGGCGGCACTCGGTGGAATCCTGATCCAGCAGTTCATGAGCGATGGCTCCCCGTACGATCCGAAGGACCTCATCGAGCATCTCAAGACCATCCTCTTCCAGCGGCTTGTCGTACCGGCTGCAGGGAGCACAGCCGCGGGGCGCCCGTAG
- a CDS encoding cation:proton antiporter → MAEGAILRDLVVLFATALPIVFIFQRLNVPSVVGFLIAGIIIGPNGAGLIAQTADVESLAELGLVLLLFVVGLELSLSQLARLGRIIVWSGSLQILITGALGCGIALAAGFSVSSSLVFAFLVIQSSTAIVLKTLSDRGEINAPHGRLAVGILLIQDLCLIPMMLLTRLLGSAAAMSWLAVATVLMQAAVAVAVIVLAARLLMPAVLRQIVRLRSRELFTGAIVLFCLGTAWLAARFGLSLAVGALIAGLVISESEYSHQATADILPFRDTFNSIFFISIGMLLPLDLLRHHFLSLGVAAVLVIVCKALVATVAGFSFYRSPRVAITTGLSLAQIGELSFVLARVALPAGLILPPQYEVFVAVAVLTMLATPFLMYVATRVSYAPQRWLGVAEPDAGSERHPARNHVLVVGYGLNGENLAHVLQQTGLAYVILEINPDRLAAARDSGKPVLYGDGTRAEVLRQAGVAAAHVIVVAISDPVATRRIVALARQMNAQAPIIVRTRYVAEMDELHRLGATEVIPEEFETSVEIFARVLRRLRVPRNVITLQVELIRKQGYRMLRGLELPRQTLDQLGQILAATTTESFMVPESSLAAGGSIRELQLRKMTGVTIIAVVRNGQPTTNPSPDLVIESGDILVMVGNHAQLDQALTRLGVASDSEAALT, encoded by the coding sequence ATGGCTGAGGGGGCGATCCTGCGGGACCTGGTCGTCCTCTTCGCGACCGCGCTCCCCATCGTGTTCATCTTTCAGCGGCTGAATGTGCCGTCCGTCGTGGGTTTCCTCATCGCCGGGATCATCATCGGTCCCAACGGCGCGGGCCTCATCGCGCAGACTGCGGACGTGGAGAGCTTGGCGGAACTCGGCCTGGTGCTGCTGCTGTTCGTGGTGGGCTTGGAGTTGTCCCTGAGCCAACTCGCTCGCCTGGGTCGCATCATCGTCTGGTCCGGCAGCCTGCAAATACTCATCACCGGGGCGCTGGGTTGCGGCATCGCCCTGGCGGCAGGATTTTCCGTTTCTTCCTCCCTGGTGTTTGCGTTTCTGGTCATTCAATCGAGCACGGCGATCGTGCTGAAGACGCTGAGTGACCGCGGCGAAATCAACGCGCCGCACGGACGGCTGGCCGTCGGCATTCTGCTCATCCAGGACCTGTGTTTGATTCCAATGATGCTGCTCACCCGGCTCCTGGGCAGCGCTGCTGCCATGTCGTGGCTGGCCGTCGCCACCGTGCTGATGCAGGCGGCCGTAGCTGTCGCCGTCATCGTGCTGGCGGCACGCCTGTTGATGCCGGCCGTCTTGCGTCAGATCGTGCGCCTGCGCAGCCGCGAGTTGTTCACCGGGGCCATCGTGTTGTTCTGCCTGGGGACGGCCTGGTTGGCGGCACGGTTCGGTCTGTCGCTGGCTGTGGGCGCGCTCATTGCCGGCCTGGTGATCTCGGAGTCCGAGTACAGCCACCAGGCCACCGCCGACATCCTCCCGTTTCGCGATACCTTCAACAGCATCTTCTTCATTTCAATCGGCATGCTGTTGCCCCTCGATCTCCTGCGCCACCATTTTCTGAGTTTGGGTGTCGCGGCCGTGTTGGTCATCGTGTGCAAAGCCCTAGTGGCGACGGTTGCCGGGTTTTCCTTCTACCGTTCTCCCCGTGTTGCCATCACGACAGGACTGTCGCTGGCACAGATTGGGGAGTTATCTTTTGTGCTCGCACGCGTCGCGTTGCCGGCTGGCCTGATCTTGCCGCCCCAGTATGAGGTATTCGTCGCGGTTGCGGTGCTCACCATGCTGGCGACCCCATTCTTGATGTATGTTGCGACCAGAGTGAGCTACGCGCCGCAGCGCTGGCTCGGGGTTGCCGAGCCGGACGCGGGCAGCGAACGTCACCCCGCGCGCAACCACGTTCTCGTCGTGGGGTACGGCCTCAACGGAGAGAACCTCGCCCACGTATTGCAGCAGACCGGCTTGGCGTACGTGATTCTCGAGATCAATCCGGATCGGCTGGCGGCGGCGCGGGACAGCGGAAAACCGGTCCTCTACGGTGACGGCACCCGGGCCGAGGTCTTGCGCCAGGCTGGCGTTGCGGCGGCGCACGTGATCGTGGTCGCCATCTCCGATCCGGTGGCGACCCGGCGCATCGTGGCGCTTGCCCGCCAGATGAATGCGCAGGCGCCCATCATCGTGCGCACGCGCTACGTGGCGGAAATGGATGAACTCCACCGCCTGGGCGCGACCGAAGTGATCCCGGAGGAATTTGAAACCTCGGTGGAAATCTTCGCGCGCGTGCTGCGCCGCCTGCGCGTGCCGCGCAACGTCATCACGCTCCAGGTCGAGCTGATCCGCAAGCAGGGATACCGCATGTTGCGGGGACTGGAGCTGCCGCGGCAGACGTTGGACCAGTTGGGGCAGATTCTCGCTGCGACGACGACGGAAAGTTTCATGGTGCCGGAAAGCTCGCTGGCGGCCGGAGGCTCGATCCGCGAGCTCCAGCTGCGCAAGATGACGGGCGTCACCATCATTGCCGTCGTCCGTAACGGTCAGCCGACGACCAACCCGTCGCCGGACCTGGTGATCGAGTCGGGAGACATTCTCGTGATGGTCGGCAATCACGCGCAGTTGGACCAGGCGCTGACCCGGCTCGGCGTGGCGTCGGATTCCGAGGCGGCCCTGACGTGA